In Ahaetulla prasina isolate Xishuangbanna chromosome 5, ASM2864084v1, whole genome shotgun sequence, the following are encoded in one genomic region:
- the EIF5B gene encoding eukaryotic translation initiation factor 5B isoform X2, producing MGKKQKNKSEDSAKDDIDLDALAAEIEGAGAAKEQEPQKSKGKKKKEKKKQDYDEDDILKELEELSLETQGGGVEKEPVVAKVENENEEFGLSKQDKKKKAKNKKVSLEEEDGSEEMEDKEKKSKKSLKPKKEVLSESDDDDDFDWKKRKGKVQKSGNKHEFSEEDEAGIVKKSKECAQLLSSGESEDELDEGSQAKKGQKKNQKAKLVAETESGDDMDDSSFKIKTVAQKKAEKKEREKKKREEEKAKLRKQKEKEDLEANKEQSKLKKTDKGTATDQLSTSATVEKGETPEAAEVNDNEGEKKKKDKDKKKKKGEKDEKEKEKKKGPSKATVKAMQEALAKLKEEEERAKREEEERIRQLEELEAKRKEEERLEQEKKERKKQKEKERKERLKKEGKLLTKSQRESKARAEVTLKLLQAQGVEVPSKDSIPKKRPIYEDKKKKKQQQQENKEEITELASPVEEAAETVVPEKEEINIQVEPEEKEEEPEEGGLDDWEAMASDEEREKERKTVHIEVKEQNEDDEDEDEEEDDDMEESEEYEEGESEGSEEEKTSDEKESDPQATAKQSVEKKLNKEISSDSESDSDDDRTKEERSYDKAKRRIGKRRIENNKNANTEKLRAPVICVLGHVDTGKTKILDKLRHTHVQDSEAGGITQQIGATNVPLEAINEQAKMVKTFDRETVKIPGMLIIDTPGHESFSNLRNRGSSLCDIAILVVDIMHGLEPQTIESINLLKSKKCPFIVALNKIDRLYDWKKSPDTDVAVTLKKQKKNTKDEFEERAKAIIVEFAQQGLNAALYYENKDPRTFVSLVPTSAHTGDGMGSLIALLVELTQTMLNKRLAHCEELRAQVMEVKALPGMGTTIDVILINGRLKEGDTIIVPGVEGPIVTQIRGLLLPPPMKELRVKNQYEKHKEVIAAQGVKILGKDLEKTLAGLPLLVAYKEDEIPVLKDELIHELKQTLNAIKLEEKGVYVQASTLGSLEALLEFLKTSEVPYAGINIGPVHKKDVMKASVMLEHDPQYAVILAFDVRIERDAQEMADSLGVRIFSAEIIYHLFDAFTKYRQDYKKQKQEEFKHIAVFPCKMKILPQFIFNSRDPIVMGVVVDAGQVKQGTPICVPSKNFIDIGIITSIEINHKQVDVAKKGQEVCVKIEPIPGEAPKMYGRHFEATDILVSKISRQSIDALKDWFRDEMQKSDWQLIVELKKVFEII from the exons GTAGAGAATGAAAACGAAGAATTTGGCCTGtcaaaacaagataaaaagaagaaagcCAAGAATAAAAAGGTTAGCTTAGAGGAGGAAGATGGCAGTGAAGAAATggaggacaaagaaaaaaaatctaaaaagtcCCTCAAACCCAAGAAAGAAGTACTTTCCgagagtgatgatgatgatgattttgattggaaaaaaaggaaaggaaaagttcAGAAATCAGGTAATAAACACGAATTTTCTGAAGAAGATGAAGCTGGCATTGTGAAGAAGAGCAAAGAGTGTGCACAACTTCTGTCCTCTGGTGAGAGTGAAGATGAATTGGATGAAGGCTCACAGGCAAAAAAGGGGCAGAAGAAAAATCAGAAGGCAAAACTAGTGGCTGAGACTGAAAGTGGTGATGACATGGATGACTCttcatttaaaatcaaaactgtgGCTCAgaagaaggcagaaaaaaaagaacgAGAAAAGAAAAAACGGGAAGAGGAGAAGGCTAAACTAAGgaagcagaaggaaaaagaagacttgGAAGCTAATAAAGaacagtcaaagctgaagaagacaGACAAAGGAACTGCAACTGATCAGTTGTCAACATCTGCCACTGTGGAAAAGGGAGAGACTCCAGAAGCAGCAGAAG TCAATGATAATGaaggtgagaaaaagaaaaaggataaagataaaaagaaaaagaaaggagagaaagatgaaaaggaaaaagagaaaaaaaaaggtccCAGTAAGGCCACAGTTAAAGCAATGCAAGAAGCCTTGGCTAAactgaaagaagaggaggaaagagcaaagagagaagaggaggagcgtATCAGACAACTTGAAGAGCTAGAAGCCAAACGCAAAGAAGAG GAACGCTTggaacaagaaaaaaaggaaaggaaaaaacaaaaagaaaaagaaagaaaagaacgtttgaagaaggaaggaaaacttcTAACCAAATCTCAAAGGGAATCCAAAGCCAGGGCAGAGGTCACTCTTAAGTTGCTGCAAGCACAGG GTGTGGAGGTGCCATCCAAAGATTCAATACCAAAAAAAAGACCTATAtatgaagataaaaagaaaaaaaagcaacaacagcaAGAAAACAAAGAAG AAATTACAGAATTGGCATCCCCAGTGGAAGAAGCTGCAGAAACAGTTGTACCTGAAAAAGAGGAGATTAATATTCAAGTTGAACCAG aagaaaaagaggaagaacctGAAGAAGGAGGATTAGATGACTGGGAAGCTATGGCCAGtgatgaagaaagagaaaagg AGAGaaaaactgtccatattgaagtcaaagaacaaaatgaagatgatgaagatgagGATGAAGAGGAAGATGACGATATGGAAGAGAGTGAAGAATATGAAGAGGGAGAAAGCGAAGGAAGCGAAGAAGAGAAAACTTCAGATGAAAAGGAATCAGACCCACAAGCTACTGCAAAACAATCTGTAGAAAAAAAACTAAACAAAGAAATAagttcagattcagagtctgattcgGATGATGATCGCACTAAAGAAGAACGTTCATATGATAAAGCTAAACGTCGAATTGGG aaacgtcgaattgaaaataataaaaatgcaaatactgaAAAATTACGAGCACCTGTTATCTGTGTGTTGGGGCATGTAGAcacaggaaaaacaaaaatcctCGATAAG CTTCGTCATACTCATGTGCAAGACAGTGAGGCAGGTGGCATTACTCAGCAGATTGGGGCAACTAATGTTCCTCTTGAAGCCATTAATGAACAAGCAAAGATGGTGAAAACT TTCGACAGAGAGACAGTCAAGATTCCAGGAATGCTGATCATTGATACTCCAGGACACGAGTCTTTTAG CAATCTTAGAAATCGTGGAAGCTCACTATGTGATATTGCAATTCTTGTAGTAGACATCATGCATGGTTTGGAACCTCAGACAATTGAATCTATAAATCTGCTGAAATCCAAAAAATGTCCCTTTATAGTTGCACTTAACAAG ATTGATAGATTGTATGACTGGAAAAAGAGTCCGGATACAGATGTAGCTGTCACtttgaagaaacagaaaaaaaacacaaaggatGAATTTGAGGAACGTGCTAAGGCCATCATAGTAGAATTTGCCCAGCAG GGCTTGAATGCTGCCTTGTACTATGAAAATAAGGATCCCCGCACATTTGTTTCTCTGGTTCCTACCTCTGCTCATACAGGAGATGGTATGGGAAGTTTAATTGCTCTTCTTGTTGAATTGACACAAACCATGTTAAATAAGAGACTGGCACACTGTGAAGAGCTGAGAGCACAGGTTATGGAG GTCAAAGCACTTCCTGGAATGGGTACGACAATAGATGTCATTTTGATTAATGGAAGGCTGAAGGAAGGTGATACCATTATTGTCCCTGGAGTAGAAGGTCCCATAGTAACACAAATAAGAGGCCTTCTGCTCCCACCTCCCATGAAAGAATTACGAGTGAAG AATCAATATGAAAAACACAAAGAAGTGATTGCTGCACAAGGAGTAAAGATTCTTGGCAAGGACCTGGAGAAAACATTGGCTGGGTTGCCCCTGCTTGTAGCCTATAAAGAAGATGAAATTCCAGTTCTTAAA gatGAATTGATACATGAACTGAAGCAGACACTGAATGCCATAAAGTTAGAAGAAAAAGGGGTTTATGTCCAAGCATCTACCCTGGGATCTTTAGAAGCATTACTTGAATTTCTGAAAACTTCAGAAGTGCCA TATGCTGGAATTAATATAGGACCTGTGCATAAAAAGGATGTTATGAAGGCATCAGTCATGCTGGAGCACGATCCACA GTACGCAGTGATCTTGGCTTTTGATGTGAGAATTGAACGAGATGCCCAGGAAATGGCTGATAGTTTAGGGGTTAGAATCTTCAGTGCAGAAATTATATATCATTTATTTGATGCCTTCACAAAATATAGGCAAGACTacaaaaaacagaaacaagaagAATTCAA gCATATAGCAGTATTCCCTTGTAAGATGAAAATACTTcctcaatttatttttaattctcgTGATCCCATAGTGATGGGAGTCGTTGTAGACGCAGGTCAGGTCAAACAAGGAACTCCAATCTGTGTACCTAGTAAAAAT TTCATTGATATTGGAATAATTACAAGTATTGAAATAAATCATAAACAAGTAGATGTTGCAAAGAAAGGTCAAGAAGTCTGTGTAAAAATAGAACCAATTCCTGGTGAAGCACCGAAAATGTATGGTCGACATTTTGAAGCAACTGATATACTTGTCAGCAAG ATTAGTCGACAGTCCATTGATGCCCTGAAAGACTGGTTTAGAGATGAAATGCAGAAGTCTGACTGGCAACTTATTGTGGAGCTCAAGAAAGTATTTGAAATCATCTAG
- the REV1 gene encoding DNA repair protein REV1 isoform X3 yields MAEIASCSYEARQAGIKNGMFFGQAKRLCPNLQVVPYDFHAYKEVAQTMYETLASYTHNIEAVSCDEALVDTTEILAETGLSSDELANVIRAEIKNKTKCPASIGIGSNILLARLATRRAKPDGQYHLKPEEVDDFIRSQLIIHLPGVGRTMESNLSSMGIKTCGDLQCITMSKLQKEFGPKTGQMLYRFCRGLDDRPIQREKTRKSVSAEINYGIRFSQAKEAEAFLLSLSEEIQRRLEAAGMKGRRLTLKIMIRKAGAPVEPAKFGGHGICDSVARTVTLNHATDNAKVIGKEILNMFHTMKLNISDMRGVGIQVHQLVPVNKTTAMSSSNTSLPSGFLPGGADSIIDLLQVPKGVKKSKNNEEERKEVFLAAVDVEISSASKAWTELPSEATNLHHIISKSEPSTSLNGLYPPISIKSRLNLSIEVPSASQLDKSVLEALPSDLREQIEHAYSLQLMDVYDNSKKEPINGYNTNFPSQPTGTVLLQMPDLKESNSDAGINIIALPAFSQVDPDVFAALPSELQEELRQAYDQRQNHVENVLQQTSATASKNPVTKNKKRTRKKIQVSPVKTSFSPFKNKCLGNPAKNMVVSVGSPQKLIDNFLKQEKAVSDNPQMEEVQAVTNPSSPSISQPLSSTTIWPQAPNLAGAIEFNDVKALLKEWITTISDPMEEDILQVVKYCTDLIEEKDLEKLDLVIKYMKRLMQQSVESVWNMAFDFILDNVQVVLQQTYGSTLKII; encoded by the exons CTATACTCATAACATTGAAGCTGTCAGTTGTGATGAAGCACTGGTTGATACCACTGAAATCCTTGCAGAGACTGGGTTGTCATCAGATGAACTAGCAAATGTTATTCGTgcagaaataaaaaacaagaccAAATGTCCTGCTTCAATTGGAATAG GTTCAAATATTTTACTGGCCAGACTGGCAACTCGCCGAGCAAAACCTGATGGGCAGTATCATTTAAAGCCTGAAGAAGTAGATGACTTTATCAGGAGCCAGCTAATTATACATCTTCCAG GAGTTGGAAGAACAATGGAATCTAATCTGTCATCTATGGGAATAAAAACTTGTGGAGATCTACAATGTATCACAATGTCAAAGCTTCAAAAAGAGTTTGGACCAAAAACTGGACAAATGTTATATAGATTTTGCCGTGGTTTAGATGATAGGCCAATTcagagagaaaaaacaagaaaatctgtTTCAGCTGAGATCAATTATGGCATAAGATTTtcacag GCAAAAGAAGCGGAAGCTTTCCTTCTGAGTCTTTCAGAAGAGATCCAGCGGAGGTTGGAAGCAGCCGGTATGAAAGGAAGACGATTAACTCTCAAAATCATGATCAGGAAAGCTGGAGCCCCAGTAGAACCTGCAAAATTTGGAGGGCATGGAATTTGTGACAGTGTTGCTAG GACTGTGACTCTTAACCATGCAACAGATAATGCCAAAGTGATTgggaaagaaatattaaatatgtttCACACAATGAAACTGAATATTTCTGATATGAGAGGG GTTGGAATTCAAGTGCATCAGCTAGTTCCAGTTAATAAAACAACTGCCATGTCTTCCTCTAACACTTCATTACCTTCTGGGTTCTTGCCTGGTGGAGCTGATTCAATTATTGATCTTTTACAAGTTCCAAAAGGTGTGAAGAAGTCCAAAAATAATGAAGAAGAACGCAAGGAAG TTTTTTTAGCTGCTGTGGATGTTGAAATATCTTCTGCATCAAAAGCATGGACAGAGTTACCATCCGAAGCAACTAATCTCCATCACATAATCAGCAAATCTGAGCCTAGTACCAGTTTGAATGGCTTATATCCACCAATCAGTATAAAATCTAGGCTTAATTTAAGTATTGAAGTGCCATCAGCTTCCCAG CTTGATAAGTCTGTTTTAGAAGCACTCCCTTCTGATCTTCGAGAACAAATAGAACATGCATATTCTCTTCAACTAATGGATGTATATGATAATAGCAAGAAGGAACCAATAAATGGATACAACACCAATTTTCCATCCCAGCCTACTGGAACTGTTCTATTACAGATGCCAGATCTCAAAGAATCAAACAGTGATGCTGGGATTAATATAATAGCACTCCCAGCATTTTCACAG GTGGATCCTGATGTTTTTGCTGCCCTTCCTTCAGAATTGCAGGAGGAACTTAGACAAGCATATGACCAAAGGCAAAATCACGTAGAGAACGTATTACAGCAAACAAGTGCCACTG CATCAAAGAATCCAGTTACAAAAAATAAGAAGagaactagaaaaaaaatccaagtcaGCCCAGTAAAAACGAGCTTTAGTCCTTTCAAAAATAAGTGTTTGGGTAACCCTGCAAAAAATATGGTTGTTTCTGTTGGAAGTCCTCAGAAATTAATAGATAACTTCTTGAAACAAGAAAAAGCAGTCAGTGACAATCCTCAG ATGGAAGAAGTACAAGCTGTTACAAATCCTTCCAGTCCATCTATTTCACAGCCATTATCATCTACTACAATTTGGCCTCAAGCACCTAATCTAGCAGGAGCTATTGAGTTTAACGATGTAAAGGCCTTGCTTAAGGAATGGATTACAACTATATCAG ATCCCATGGAAGAAGATATTTTGCAAGTTGTGAAGTATTGTACTGATCTGATAGAAGAAAAGGATTTAGAAAAGCTGGATCTAGTCATAAAGTACATGAAAAG GCTAATGCAGCAGTCTGTAGAATCAGTATGGAACATGGCATTTGATTTCATTCTTGACAATGTTCAAGTTGTTCTGCAACAAACTTATGGAAGCacattaaaaattatttga
- the EIF5B gene encoding eukaryotic translation initiation factor 5B isoform X1, with amino-acid sequence MGKKQKNKSEDSAKDDIDLDALAAEIEGAGAAKEQEPQKSKGKKKKEKKKQDYDEDDILKELEELSLETQGGGVEKEPVVAKVENENEEFGLSKQDKKKKAKNKKVSLEEEDGSEEMEDKEKKSKKSLKPKKEVLSESDDDDDFDWKKRKGKVQKSGNKHEFSEEDEAGIVKKSKECAQLLSSGESEDELDEGSQAKKGQKKNQKAKLVAETESGDDMDDSSFKIKTVAQKKAEKKEREKKKREEEKAKLRKQKEKEDLEANKEQSKLKKTDKGTATDQLSTSATVEKGETPEAAEVNDNEGEKKKKDKDKKKKKGEKDEKEKEKKKGPSKATVKAMQEALAKLKEEEERAKREEEERIRQLEELEAKRKEEERLEQEKKERKKQKEKERKERLKKEGKLLTKSQRESKARAEVTLKLLQAQGVEVPSKDSIPKKRPIYEDKKKKKQQQQENKEEITELASPVEEAAETVVPEKEEINIQVEPVSEEKEEEPEEGGLDDWEAMASDEEREKERKTVHIEVKEQNEDDEDEDEEEDDDMEESEEYEEGESEGSEEEKTSDEKESDPQATAKQSVEKKLNKEISSDSESDSDDDRTKEERSYDKAKRRIGKRRIENNKNANTEKLRAPVICVLGHVDTGKTKILDKLRHTHVQDSEAGGITQQIGATNVPLEAINEQAKMVKTFDRETVKIPGMLIIDTPGHESFSNLRNRGSSLCDIAILVVDIMHGLEPQTIESINLLKSKKCPFIVALNKIDRLYDWKKSPDTDVAVTLKKQKKNTKDEFEERAKAIIVEFAQQGLNAALYYENKDPRTFVSLVPTSAHTGDGMGSLIALLVELTQTMLNKRLAHCEELRAQVMEVKALPGMGTTIDVILINGRLKEGDTIIVPGVEGPIVTQIRGLLLPPPMKELRVKNQYEKHKEVIAAQGVKILGKDLEKTLAGLPLLVAYKEDEIPVLKDELIHELKQTLNAIKLEEKGVYVQASTLGSLEALLEFLKTSEVPYAGINIGPVHKKDVMKASVMLEHDPQYAVILAFDVRIERDAQEMADSLGVRIFSAEIIYHLFDAFTKYRQDYKKQKQEEFKHIAVFPCKMKILPQFIFNSRDPIVMGVVVDAGQVKQGTPICVPSKNFIDIGIITSIEINHKQVDVAKKGQEVCVKIEPIPGEAPKMYGRHFEATDILVSKISRQSIDALKDWFRDEMQKSDWQLIVELKKVFEII; translated from the exons GTAGAGAATGAAAACGAAGAATTTGGCCTGtcaaaacaagataaaaagaagaaagcCAAGAATAAAAAGGTTAGCTTAGAGGAGGAAGATGGCAGTGAAGAAATggaggacaaagaaaaaaaatctaaaaagtcCCTCAAACCCAAGAAAGAAGTACTTTCCgagagtgatgatgatgatgattttgattggaaaaaaaggaaaggaaaagttcAGAAATCAGGTAATAAACACGAATTTTCTGAAGAAGATGAAGCTGGCATTGTGAAGAAGAGCAAAGAGTGTGCACAACTTCTGTCCTCTGGTGAGAGTGAAGATGAATTGGATGAAGGCTCACAGGCAAAAAAGGGGCAGAAGAAAAATCAGAAGGCAAAACTAGTGGCTGAGACTGAAAGTGGTGATGACATGGATGACTCttcatttaaaatcaaaactgtgGCTCAgaagaaggcagaaaaaaaagaacgAGAAAAGAAAAAACGGGAAGAGGAGAAGGCTAAACTAAGgaagcagaaggaaaaagaagacttgGAAGCTAATAAAGaacagtcaaagctgaagaagacaGACAAAGGAACTGCAACTGATCAGTTGTCAACATCTGCCACTGTGGAAAAGGGAGAGACTCCAGAAGCAGCAGAAG TCAATGATAATGaaggtgagaaaaagaaaaaggataaagataaaaagaaaaagaaaggagagaaagatgaaaaggaaaaagagaaaaaaaaaggtccCAGTAAGGCCACAGTTAAAGCAATGCAAGAAGCCTTGGCTAAactgaaagaagaggaggaaagagcaaagagagaagaggaggagcgtATCAGACAACTTGAAGAGCTAGAAGCCAAACGCAAAGAAGAG GAACGCTTggaacaagaaaaaaaggaaaggaaaaaacaaaaagaaaaagaaagaaaagaacgtttgaagaaggaaggaaaacttcTAACCAAATCTCAAAGGGAATCCAAAGCCAGGGCAGAGGTCACTCTTAAGTTGCTGCAAGCACAGG GTGTGGAGGTGCCATCCAAAGATTCAATACCAAAAAAAAGACCTATAtatgaagataaaaagaaaaaaaagcaacaacagcaAGAAAACAAAGAAG AAATTACAGAATTGGCATCCCCAGTGGAAGAAGCTGCAGAAACAGTTGTACCTGAAAAAGAGGAGATTAATATTCAAGTTGAACCAG tttcagaagaaaaagaggaagaacctGAAGAAGGAGGATTAGATGACTGGGAAGCTATGGCCAGtgatgaagaaagagaaaagg AGAGaaaaactgtccatattgaagtcaaagaacaaaatgaagatgatgaagatgagGATGAAGAGGAAGATGACGATATGGAAGAGAGTGAAGAATATGAAGAGGGAGAAAGCGAAGGAAGCGAAGAAGAGAAAACTTCAGATGAAAAGGAATCAGACCCACAAGCTACTGCAAAACAATCTGTAGAAAAAAAACTAAACAAAGAAATAagttcagattcagagtctgattcgGATGATGATCGCACTAAAGAAGAACGTTCATATGATAAAGCTAAACGTCGAATTGGG aaacgtcgaattgaaaataataaaaatgcaaatactgaAAAATTACGAGCACCTGTTATCTGTGTGTTGGGGCATGTAGAcacaggaaaaacaaaaatcctCGATAAG CTTCGTCATACTCATGTGCAAGACAGTGAGGCAGGTGGCATTACTCAGCAGATTGGGGCAACTAATGTTCCTCTTGAAGCCATTAATGAACAAGCAAAGATGGTGAAAACT TTCGACAGAGAGACAGTCAAGATTCCAGGAATGCTGATCATTGATACTCCAGGACACGAGTCTTTTAG CAATCTTAGAAATCGTGGAAGCTCACTATGTGATATTGCAATTCTTGTAGTAGACATCATGCATGGTTTGGAACCTCAGACAATTGAATCTATAAATCTGCTGAAATCCAAAAAATGTCCCTTTATAGTTGCACTTAACAAG ATTGATAGATTGTATGACTGGAAAAAGAGTCCGGATACAGATGTAGCTGTCACtttgaagaaacagaaaaaaaacacaaaggatGAATTTGAGGAACGTGCTAAGGCCATCATAGTAGAATTTGCCCAGCAG GGCTTGAATGCTGCCTTGTACTATGAAAATAAGGATCCCCGCACATTTGTTTCTCTGGTTCCTACCTCTGCTCATACAGGAGATGGTATGGGAAGTTTAATTGCTCTTCTTGTTGAATTGACACAAACCATGTTAAATAAGAGACTGGCACACTGTGAAGAGCTGAGAGCACAGGTTATGGAG GTCAAAGCACTTCCTGGAATGGGTACGACAATAGATGTCATTTTGATTAATGGAAGGCTGAAGGAAGGTGATACCATTATTGTCCCTGGAGTAGAAGGTCCCATAGTAACACAAATAAGAGGCCTTCTGCTCCCACCTCCCATGAAAGAATTACGAGTGAAG AATCAATATGAAAAACACAAAGAAGTGATTGCTGCACAAGGAGTAAAGATTCTTGGCAAGGACCTGGAGAAAACATTGGCTGGGTTGCCCCTGCTTGTAGCCTATAAAGAAGATGAAATTCCAGTTCTTAAA gatGAATTGATACATGAACTGAAGCAGACACTGAATGCCATAAAGTTAGAAGAAAAAGGGGTTTATGTCCAAGCATCTACCCTGGGATCTTTAGAAGCATTACTTGAATTTCTGAAAACTTCAGAAGTGCCA TATGCTGGAATTAATATAGGACCTGTGCATAAAAAGGATGTTATGAAGGCATCAGTCATGCTGGAGCACGATCCACA GTACGCAGTGATCTTGGCTTTTGATGTGAGAATTGAACGAGATGCCCAGGAAATGGCTGATAGTTTAGGGGTTAGAATCTTCAGTGCAGAAATTATATATCATTTATTTGATGCCTTCACAAAATATAGGCAAGACTacaaaaaacagaaacaagaagAATTCAA gCATATAGCAGTATTCCCTTGTAAGATGAAAATACTTcctcaatttatttttaattctcgTGATCCCATAGTGATGGGAGTCGTTGTAGACGCAGGTCAGGTCAAACAAGGAACTCCAATCTGTGTACCTAGTAAAAAT TTCATTGATATTGGAATAATTACAAGTATTGAAATAAATCATAAACAAGTAGATGTTGCAAAGAAAGGTCAAGAAGTCTGTGTAAAAATAGAACCAATTCCTGGTGAAGCACCGAAAATGTATGGTCGACATTTTGAAGCAACTGATATACTTGTCAGCAAG ATTAGTCGACAGTCCATTGATGCCCTGAAAGACTGGTTTAGAGATGAAATGCAGAAGTCTGACTGGCAACTTATTGTGGAGCTCAAGAAAGTATTTGAAATCATCTAG